A single region of the Neodiprion pinetum isolate iyNeoPine1 chromosome 5, iyNeoPine1.2, whole genome shotgun sequence genome encodes:
- the LOC124220100 gene encoding uncharacterized protein: MEDPATHPDERLTISDHDMCPSLRAALNYSPVYFDSSDGDDDPLALPETTFVINDDWTISSQELPSLRHTSIPEEDSDATDADDVDAENTEDEVDSFVNHGDILSRIETNCDGDEQVVPSSPNEILDIGEESNSSGSSLDGENVEIINEEINEVEEEQEIPEPEVKKKSNVDEKRGNRSSSPQPP, from the exons ATGGAAGATCCGGCAACGCATCCGGATGAACGTTTAACAATAAGCGATCATGACATGTGCCCGAGCTTACGAGCTGCCTTAAATTATTCACCGGTATATTTCGATTCCAGTGACGGGGATGACGACCCTCTCG CCCTTCCGGAAACGACTTTCGTAATTAACGATGACTGGACAATTTCGTCGCAGGAATTACCATCCCTCAGACATACGAGTATTCCGGAAGAAGATTCTGACGCAACCGACGCGGATGACGTCGACGCCGAAAATACCGAGGACGAAGTCGACTCCTTCGTAAACCATGGCGATATCCTTTCGCGAATAGAAACCAACTGCGACGGAGAC GAGCAAGTCGTCCCCTCCAGTCCTAACGAAATCCTGGACATTGGCGAGGAGTCAAATTCTTCGGGTTCGAGTCTAGACGGTGAAAACGTCGAAATAATCAACGAAGAAATAAACGAGGTTGAAGAGGAGCAGGAGATTCCGGAACCGGAAGTGAAGAAGAAATCAAACGTCGATGAGAAGCGCGGGAATCGCAGCAGCAGTCCTCAACCTCCGTGA